GACGACCTGCCATCCCGCGCGGTGCATCGCGATGGTGATGTCGGTGTCCTCGGCGAGGGTGTCCTCGCTCATGCCGCCGACCTCCAGCACGGCGTCGCGGCGGAACGCGCCGATCGCACCGGGGATGGTGGGCATGCAGCGCAGCAGGTCGTACATGCGGCGGTCGAGGTTGAAGCCCATCACGTACTCGATGTGCTGCCAGGCGCCGATGACCGTGTCGCGGTTGCCGACCTTGGCGTTGCCGGCGACCGCGCCGACGTTCGGGTCGGCGAAGGGCTGCACCAGCTGGTGCACGGCGTCCGGCTCGAAGACCGTGTCCCCGTCCATCATCACGACGAGGTCGTAACCGGCGCTGCGGACGCCGTTGTTCAGGGCGGCGGGCTTGCCCGCGTTCTCCTGGCGGACGACCCGGACGTTGGTCATGCCGAGAGCCGCCGCCGCCTCGCGCGAGATCTCGGACGTGTGGTCCGTCGACCCGTCGTCCACGACGATGATCTCGATCGGGTGGGTGCTCTGCGCCAGCGACTTCAGGGTGTTGGCGATGCACTCCTTCTCGTTGTACGCCGGGACGATCACGCTGACCGGCCGGGTGACGGTCGGCCCCCAGCTGAAGCGGCGCCTGTTGCGTTTCCTGTGGTGCCGGCGGGCCAGGACCAGCATCATGCCGAACCGGCCCATGACGGCCACGCCGACGATCATCAGTCCCACCGACAGCGTCGGCACGGTCCACTCGGCGAGGGTGACCGCCGCGATGAGCGCCTTGCCCTCGTAGAGGGTCACGCCGGTGGCCTCGCGGTGGGCGGCCTGAAGACGGTTGATCGTTCCGCCGGTTCCGCCGGGCACGGCGCCGCCCTGCGCGCCGGTCGCCCCCTGGATCCCCGCCGCCCCCTCCGTTCCCGCGGTCCCGGTGGCCGCGGTCCCCGTTCCCGTTCCCGCGGTCCCGGTACCCGTACTGGTCCCCGTGCCGGCCGCCGCATCCGCGGCCTGCTGCCGGCCTGTGCCGGAGGACTGCCGGGCCGCGGCGTTCTGCTCCTGCATCACGCCGCTGATGGTGGTGAAGGTGTAGCCCGCGGCCTTCATCTTCTTGATGTACGCCGGCAGGGCCTTGATCGTCTGGGAGCGCTCGCCGCCCGCGTCGTGGAAGAGCACCGACGCACCCTTGCCGTCCTCCGGCGTGGCCCACTTGATGATCTTCGAGACGCCCGGCTTCTTCCAGTCGTCGCTGTCGGTGTCGACGAAGACGCTGGTGTAACCGTCCTCACCGAGCTTCTCGTAGACGGGCCAGCTGTAGTTGTCGATGGCGTCCGTCTCGGAGGAGTACGGGGCGCGGAAGAGCGTCGTCGTGATGCCGGCGGCGCCCGCGAGCGCCAGCTGGGTCTGCTGCATCTCCCGGGCGACGCGGGCGTCCGACTGGTAGGACAGGTCGACGTGGGTGAAGGTGTGGATGCCCACCTCGTTGCCCGCCTCGACCATGTCCTTCACGATGCCCGGGTAGCGCGACACCATCGAGCCCACCAGGAAGAACGTGCCGGGCACGTCGTATTCCTCGAGGATGCCCAGCACCTGGGGCGTCCAGGTCGGGTTCGGGCCGTCGTCGAAGGTCAGCGCGATCGTCTTGTCCGGAACCGAGACGGTGGTGGCCCGGCCGCCCTGGAAGGTCAGGATCGGGCCGCCGTCGAGGACCGTGTCGGGCACCTTGTCGGCGCCGGCCCCGGTGCGCACCCGCTGGTCCCCGCCGACCTCGGCGCGCAGATAGCCGTCGAGGAGCATGACGCTGGTCAGCGCGAGGAGAAGCAGCAGGGCGAGGATGACACGCGGTTTCTGGAGCGCCGCGGCCCTGCCCGCGGCCCGGGACATGCGGGTCGGGGCGCGGCGGCGGCCGCGGGAGGTGGTGGTCGTCATGGAAGTGGCTGCGCTCCGGTCAGTTGGCGGCCGCGGTCGCGGAGGCGGTGGCGGTCGGGGCGGAGCTCGGCGGCTCGCCGGTGGCGACGCCCGTGGGCGGGGTGCCGGTGGGCCTCGAGGGCGGGGTGCCGACACCGCCCTGCGGCTGGAAGCCGCCGGGGCCGTTGTTCTGGGAACCGCGCGGGCCTCCGTTGCCGAACGGCAGCAGCGAGGACGGGGTCAGGGAGGTGCCCCAGCCCATGAAGGCGGCGCCGAGGACGACGGCGTAGACCAGGCAGCCGACTCCCATGAGGAGACCGATCCGGCGCAGCAGTTTGGATCTGCGTCCGGAGTTGTCAACGAACACGGGCCCCTCGGCGGAGGCGTCGTCACGTTTGCGGCTGCGACGGCTGCCGCGAGCGGCGGCACGGCTTTCGATGGCAGGCTCGGATTGCATTCCACGGATATTAGGCAGCGTTTGTGTGGCATAAACTCTGCGCCGCTTGTGAGAGGCCCATGAGAAACGCGCGAACCTGTCCACTCCCTGAGAGAAATCCGAATCCCCTGCGCGAATCCTGCCCACCATGGGAGGGTTGATTATCCCTTTCGGGCGGGTGGTTATCACCTTTTGCGCACTTACCTCCATGAAGTGTCTGTGTGTCCACTGTTCCCGCGCGATCCGCCCGCATGTGAGACATTTCCATTTCGGAAACGCGCATTGTTTCCGCGCTGAGACAGAAATCACGAGAGCGGGTGCATACGCAATGAGGAGTTTCCTGATGCCGACGGCCGGGGTCACCTGCCTGTTCGCCCTGGCCGTGGCGGGATGCTCCGCGGGCTCCGACGACACGCCGGACGGGGCGCCGCCATCCGCGAGCGAACGGGCGAGCGGCAGTCCCTCACCGTCGGCGAGCGCCGGCTCGTCCGGTGCCGGCACCTCCTACGCGCCGTACGTGAGCGCGGTGGAGGCCGACGGCAACGACTCGGCGGGCTCGCCGACGACGTACAACCTGGCGTTCGTCATCGCCGGCGACAGCGGCTGCACACCGACGTGGAACGGTGCGGACGCCATCGGCGACTCCGCGGTGAAGTCCCGCGTCTCGGCGCTGACCGCGTCGGGCGCCACCGCGCGTGTCTCCTTCGGCGGGGCGTCCGGCAAGGAACTGGCGGCCGCCTGTGCCGGCGCGTCGGAGCTGACGCGGGCGTACGGCGACGCACTCGACGCGGTGGGCTCCACACAGGCCGACTTCGACATCGAGGGCGACGAACTGTCCGACTCCGCCTCGGTCGCCCTGCGTTCCCGGGCGATCGCGGCGCTCCAGGCCGAACGTCCCGGCCTGGAGGTCTCCTTCACCCTCCCGGTGATGCCCTCCGGGCTGGACTCCGACAGCCTGGCGCTGCTGGCCTCCGCGAACAAGTACGACGTCCAGGTCTCCACCGTCAACCTGATGACGATGAACTACGGCGAGTCGTACGCCGGTGACATGGGCGGATACGCGATCACCTCGGCGACGGCCGCGCAGGCCCAGCTCAAGAAGGTCTTCGGGACGACGGACGCCGGCGCGTGGAAGGGGATGGCGCTCACTTCGATGATCGGCACCAACGACGTCGACAACGAGACGTTCTCGCTCTCGGACGCGGCGCAGGTACGGACGTTCGCCGAGGAGAAGGGCATCTCCTGGGTGTCCATGTGGTCGACGTTCCGCGACCGGCAGTGCGAGGACGGCTCCGCCACGAACGACGCGCTGACCGATTGCAGCGGGGTCGAGCAGGAGAACGGGGCGTTCGCGGAGGCGTTCTCGGGACAGGGCTCGGAGTAGGGCGGGGAGGCTTCTGTCGGGTGTCGGAATTCAGGTGCCGGCTGGCGGCTGCCGACTGCTGACTGCCGGTCCGTCGTGGCTGGTCGCGCCCGCCCACGCGGCGGAGCCGCCCGGCCTCACGGCCCGCGCCCCTGGAGGGGCGGTCTCAGCGCCGCCGGTACAGGAGGCGGCCCTCGATCACCGTGGCCACGCAGGTTCCCGCGCCCCGGGTCGGCAGGGCCGCCTCGTCGGGCACGTCGAAGACGGCGAAGCGGGCGGCGGAGCCCCGTTCCCTGGGCGGGGCGAACTCCACCGGCAGGCCGCAGGAGTAGGGGTCCAGTGAGGGCACCCCACCGGGGTGCGGCCCGGTCCGGCCCACCACGGCCAGGCCGGAGCGGGCCACCGCGTCCCGCACCGCGCGCCGGCGCAGCTCCTCGCAGGCCACCGCGACCGTGCCGTGGGCCAGCATGCGCTGCACCCCGCGCCGGGCGCTCGCCCCCCACCGGGCGTCGTCCGGGGCGAGTGCGGTGAGCGCGTCCCCGGTCAGCGGCTCGGCGCCCAGCTCGTCGGCCTCGCGCGGGTCGGGGTGGTACGCCCCCTCCAGCAACTCGGTGCCGTGCGGGTTGACGAGACCGGGCGTCAGGATGCCGGGCCACCGGCGCACCCGCGCCGACGGATACGCGGCGACGAGCTCCTCCAGCGACCCCGCGTCGGCGATCGAGGCGCCCTTGACGGCGAGCGCCCGGTCCCTGGAGTCCGCGTGGATCGTCAGCATGCGAAGGCCGGTCCGAGAAGCTAGTTGGAAGCGAGGAGCTTCAGTTCGGGGTGGGCCGTGCCGCCGGCGATCGCGGTCGACGAGATGTGGGACATGACCCGCTCGTCCACGGGGTCGTTGGCCGGGTCGTCGTGCACGAGGAGGTGCTCGTACGTGGTCGCGCGCTGCGCCGGGACGCGGCCTGCCTTGCGGATCAGGTCGATGATCTCGAGCCGGTTGGACCGGTGCTTGGCGCCGGCCGAGGAGACGACGTTCTCCTCCAGCATGATCGAGCCGAGGTCGTCCGCACCGTAGTGCAGGGAGAGTTGGCCGACCTCCTTGCCCGTCGTGAGCCAGGAGCCCTGGATGTGGCGGACGTTGTCGAGGAACAGGCGGGCGATGGCGATCATCCGCAGGTACTCGAAGAGGGTGGCCTGGGTGCGGCCCTTCAGGTGGTTGTTCTCGGGCTGGTAGGTGTAGGGGATGAAGGCCCGGAAGCCGCCCGTCCGGTCCTGCACGTCACGGATCATCCGCAGGTGCTCGATGCGCTCGGCGTTGGTCTCGCCGGTGCCCATCAGCATGGTGGACGTCGACTCGACGCCCAGCCCGTGCGCGATCTCCATGATCTCCAGCCAGCGCTCGCCGGACTCCTTGAGCGGGGCGATGGCCTTGCGGGGCCGGGCGGGGAGCAACTCGGCGCCCGCGCCCGCGAAGGAGTCGAGGCCGGCGGCGTGGATACGGGTGATGGCCTCGTCGACCGTCACCTTCGAGATCCGCGCCATGTGCTCGACCTCGGACGCGCCGAGCGAGTGGATCACCAGCTGCGGGAACGCCTCCTTGATGGCGGCGAAGTGCTTCTCGTAGTACTCGACGCCGTAGTCCGGGTGGTGGCCGCCCTGGAACATGATCTGGGTGCCGCCGAGTTCGACGGTCTCCGCGCAGCGGCGCAGGATGTCGTCCAGGTCGCGGGTCCAGCCCTTGGCCGTGTCCTTGGGGGCCGCGTAGAAGGCGCAGAACTTGCACGCCGTGACACACACGTTCGTGTAGTTGATGTTGCGCTCGATGATGTACGTGGCGATGTGCTCGGTCCCCGCGTACAGGCGGCGGCGTACGGCGTCGGCGGCGGCGCCCAGCGCGTGCAGCGGGGCGTCGCGGTAGAGGACGAGGGCCTCTTCGGGAGTGATCCGCCCGCCGTCCGCGGCACGGTCGAGCACAGACTGGAGGTCGGCCTTCTCGGGCACCGGAGGTCCCTTTCGTCAAGGGTTGTGGACGGACCGAACCAGCCTACGCCAGCCGTTGCGGCCCCCGGACGTCAGGCCGCGTACGCGCCGATCAGCAGCCCGACGAAGGTCCCGAGGAGCATGAACGGACCGAAGGCGATCACCGTCTTGCGTCCGGCGCGTCCCAGGACGGCCAGCGCGC
This Streptomyces sp. NBC_00377 DNA region includes the following protein-coding sequences:
- a CDS encoding bifunctional polysaccharide deacetylase/glycosyltransferase family 2 protein; amino-acid sequence: MTTTTSRGRRRAPTRMSRAAGRAAALQKPRVILALLLLLALTSVMLLDGYLRAEVGGDQRVRTGAGADKVPDTVLDGGPILTFQGGRATTVSVPDKTIALTFDDGPNPTWTPQVLGILEEYDVPGTFFLVGSMVSRYPGIVKDMVEAGNEVGIHTFTHVDLSYQSDARVAREMQQTQLALAGAAGITTTLFRAPYSSETDAIDNYSWPVYEKLGEDGYTSVFVDTDSDDWKKPGVSKIIKWATPEDGKGASVLFHDAGGERSQTIKALPAYIKKMKAAGYTFTTISGVMQEQNAAARQSSGTGRQQAADAAAGTGTSTGTGTAGTGTGTAATGTAGTEGAAGIQGATGAQGGAVPGGTGGTINRLQAAHREATGVTLYEGKALIAAVTLAEWTVPTLSVGLMIVGVAVMGRFGMMLVLARRHHRKRNRRRFSWGPTVTRPVSVIVPAYNEKECIANTLKSLAQSTHPIEIIVVDDGSTDHTSEISREAAAALGMTNVRVVRQENAGKPAALNNGVRSAGYDLVVMMDGDTVFEPDAVHQLVQPFADPNVGAVAGNAKVGNRDTVIGAWQHIEYVMGFNLDRRMYDLLRCMPTIPGAIGAFRRDAVLEVGGMSEDTLAEDTDITIAMHRAGWQVVYQEHAKAWTEAPGSLKQLWSQRYRWSYGTMQALWKHRKSLTDKGPSGRFGRVGMPLVVLFQIVTPVFAPLIDVFTVYSMIFVDFQAALLAWLAVLGVQLGCAAYAFRLDREKYRYLLMMPLQQLAYRQMMYLVLIHSCITALTGGRLRWQKLKRTGEVGTPAGAS
- the mqnC gene encoding cyclic dehypoxanthinyl futalosine synthase produces the protein MPEKADLQSVLDRAADGGRITPEEALVLYRDAPLHALGAAADAVRRRLYAGTEHIATYIIERNINYTNVCVTACKFCAFYAAPKDTAKGWTRDLDDILRRCAETVELGGTQIMFQGGHHPDYGVEYYEKHFAAIKEAFPQLVIHSLGASEVEHMARISKVTVDEAITRIHAAGLDSFAGAGAELLPARPRKAIAPLKESGERWLEIMEIAHGLGVESTSTMLMGTGETNAERIEHLRMIRDVQDRTGGFRAFIPYTYQPENNHLKGRTQATLFEYLRMIAIARLFLDNVRHIQGSWLTTGKEVGQLSLHYGADDLGSIMLEENVVSSAGAKHRSNRLEIIDLIRKAGRVPAQRATTYEHLLVHDDPANDPVDERVMSHISSTAIAGGTAHPELKLLASN
- a CDS encoding chitinase gives rise to the protein MRSFLMPTAGVTCLFALAVAGCSAGSDDTPDGAPPSASERASGSPSPSASAGSSGAGTSYAPYVSAVEADGNDSAGSPTTYNLAFVIAGDSGCTPTWNGADAIGDSAVKSRVSALTASGATARVSFGGASGKELAAACAGASELTRAYGDALDAVGSTQADFDIEGDELSDSASVALRSRAIAALQAERPGLEVSFTLPVMPSGLDSDSLALLASANKYDVQVSTVNLMTMNYGESYAGDMGGYAITSATAAQAQLKKVFGTTDAGAWKGMALTSMIGTNDVDNETFSLSDAAQVRTFAEEKGISWVSMWSTFRDRQCEDGSATNDALTDCSGVEQENGAFAEAFSGQGSE